One window of Salvelinus fontinalis isolate EN_2023a chromosome 19, ASM2944872v1, whole genome shotgun sequence genomic DNA carries:
- the LOC129816552 gene encoding uncharacterized protein LOC129816552, whose amino-acid sequence MDISQDSQTFTQILRDITELEPAVGSPEQIAYIPTPTLNCTEIHPRTGAIGSLHGFCEGYAYETIVPYSQDVFTHKPQTEPLNGLSTPLTQDRWTPPIKHQRTIRAQIHRSASPEQYYWEGIHETALQGQGSQATDQADAIIRVAQRHVPEFLELLQNSPLQKSRDSSPAYKDLQEATHLDPEEAPKTPVTRTAKPDDFKVLNDISEVDDLMFCEVANLIEAANSGGAKASCEIDQAVLFKAFTQGLKSRKALLQRRMGILFEHQYNQDVSFWRRELPRMLNNSRVKTSKYLR is encoded by the exons ATGGATATTTCTCAAG attcTCAAACCTTCACTCAGATTCTCCGAGATATAACTGAACTCGAACCGGCCGTAGGGTCTCCGGAACAAATTGCTTACATCCCAACGCCGACCCTGAATTGTA CGGAAATACATCCTAGAACGGGTGCCATAGGGAGTCTACACGGTTTCTGTGAAGGATATGCATACGAGACAATTGTGCCCTACTCCCAGGATGTATTTACACACAAGCCGCAAACAGAGCCTTTAAACGGCCTGTCAACTCCCCTGACCCAGGACCGTTGGACGCCCCCTATTAAACACCAACGGACAATCAGGGCCCAGATCCACAGGTCCGCTTCACCCGAACAATACTACTGGGAGGGTATTCACGAGACAGCGTTACAAGGACAAG gctcacaagctacagaccaggcagatgCTATAATTAGGGTTGCCCAAAGACATGTTCCCGAGTTCTTAGAGCTTCTTCAGAACAGCCCTCTTCAAAAAAGCCGAG ACTCCTCGCCGGCTTATAAAGACCTCCAAGAAGCTACACATCTAGATCCCGAGGAGGCGCCAAAGACCCCAGTCACCAGAACAGCGAAGCCTGatgatttcaaagttttaaatGACATTTCTGAGGTAGACGATTTGATGTTCTGTGAAGTGGCCAACCTTATTGAAGCGGCCAATTCTGGTGGGGCAAAAGCCTCTTGTGAAATAGACCAAGCCGTGCTTTTCAAGGCTTTTACACAGGGTTTAAAATCACGAAAGGCTTTACTTCAACGTCGTATGGGTATTCTATTCGAACATCAATACAATCAGGATGTGTCATTCTGGCGTAGAGAGCTTCCCCGCATGTTAAACAACAGTAGGGTTAAAACAAGCAAATACCTCCGTTAA